The nucleotide window TTCCCCATGTTctcatgttgttattgttgccaatAGCTTAAATTTGATAGCTGGGCTCCATATGATTCGCAAAATGGTGTGCCATTTTCTTGCCGCCGTTTAGGTTCTGGAATTTATAATTAACGCGTTTCCTAGTTTGGCTGAGACTTGCGTACTTGCTGTTATTTTTTCTAACAATTCACTTAGTCTTATTACAGTGTTAGTCTTATTACAGTgggtataaaatattatgtttcATTCCTTTTCCTCTTTATTCCATTATCGGGAATGCGCAGAGAACACAtcacaaatgtattttattttcatttctatagtttttatcttatcttatttCAAACAGCTGGTGTAGCTGGCATCTGGGAAGATGTTCAATTTTAAAGCAAGCTTCCCGATCGGACAGTATTCAGTTAGAACTCCTATAACCATTGAAAAGTGAACCTTGCTGAGAGCCAAAAGCTCCCTGGAACTTTTCCGATTTCCCCTGAACAGATAGACCTTGTGATAGTGATACAATCTGGTAGTTTATCAACGCTTGCTCAGCTGGTCTGTGGCCCAACAGTCACGTGGTATACCACAAGAAGCCAACGGAGCTCCTACCCGTTGCTATTCCGCAGTGATTCAGACTGAGGGACCTGTGTCAGTGAATTTATAAGCCTTTCAATTCTCAGCAACACCGCTGTGACCAGGACCCAAAACTAGTCCAACTATAAAATAGCTcgaagctaaaaataaatagGAATAATAACATCCCTTCACAAAACTTAAGCGCAAAGTTAGCGAACTCAATTCTAATACGGCTAATATACTATCAGAATAGATAATCACCACTGTGAAGAACACTGTGTTCCAGAGCAGCAAACCTAATACTCCTTTATGGCAGCTGGTATGACGCTGCAGTGATCAGAAGGCCTCGAGCTGGAGCTGAAAACTTAAGCTGCTTGAAAGTTTCCGACAGTGTATTCCTCCATCCAATCAtcttcagtaaaaaaaaaatcaccgcTCATCTCTTCCAAGGAGTTCCTCCCTCCCATATCTCCCCCCAaggtatgtgagcagagaaaGGAAGTATCTTGGTACTGAATCAAAGTTTTGTTGGATTCCAGAGCACCCAGGATCGTAGTAAACTAAGTACGCACATTCTCTGAGTCTGAGAATGTCCACCGATGTTATTTGCAGCAAGATATTCAATGCCATAGTTGAGATGATGAGATCAACCAGTTGAATACTCGTTAATTTTTTCGGGAGTATAAAAACTCAGCCTGTTTACCTAACCCAACTTATATTGTTTCATAAAGTCAAAGAACAACTTTGGTGAGAGTCTTCTCCCTTTTGCCAATGAATCCCCTGCAGCATTACAGGGCAACCGATGCCTTCCATACTCTTTCCTCTATGTAAGGTTTCCATGGTGGCTTCCTATCTAGGATGAGCCTTAGGTACTTAGCGGTCAGCAGGACGAAGACGCGTTCTCCGCAAGTTCCAAGACCTGTAAACCAAATACATAGTTGAAAAAATTTGCTGGATTGGTACCACCTCTTTTATGCTCATTTGCATGCACCAGTCAGAGTTAATTTTGGTCATgaatgtgtaaatatatttcaacaatTATTACTgcgatttagaaaaatatagtatgaactctgtgaaaaaaatttgagtgaaaaataaataatcccTCTCAGCCTATCGATCGCTTAATAAAGACCGCTTACTTTCATTCATAAACTACCCGCTTGCATTCAATCTAAGCAGCAAGTCTCACatgctgacacatacatatatgcaataacAATGAGTTCCGATAAGGAATCAACTGTTGAAGAAAGACACAATGCACAAAATATTTGATTGGTGGTGACTTTAGCAGCCTGCACGGAGTCTAAATGACATTCTTATGTGAGTGCATTGAAGATAATAGAGAGTGAGAATGCAATAAGCGTGTCTAATGGTTGCATTGATGTTAGTACTAACGAAGAGAACATTCAATAGattcaattaatattaatttcagttgttctgtgtttaaaaaaatatgagcgTATGAATATTCGGAAGTGCCATGAGGCTGCCTACCCAAGCTCTTGATATTTATAACTCGCTacatttttgtcattgaagatAATTTTCCTTACTTTTGTATATACTTGAAAATACAtcagtatatatatgtacatatgtatgcaagtacatatgtatgtgtactttcGTATTATTGCATATCTGGCAGCGCATAAATAATCTCAGCATATTCATTAACTTCGTTCATGGAGACGTAAAAACAACTATTAATACAGACATACACATcgtacttttatatacatatgtatgtatgtgcattgtTATTTAATTTGTGTGCAAAGTTCGAATGAATCACTTCCCAATGTAATTGTATTTTAGGGCTGTTCCGGGCGATAACGATATCAAGGCAGGCGCGGAGTGTTTACGGCTCGTATGACACATACTTGaaggcaacaataaaaattgaaactaTACAGTAAATCTATGCACTTTCTaatgattaaattaaaaaaaaaaaacaaaaaaaatctattgtatattatcagtaaaaataaaagtcaGCTAAAACAATAAGTTTTCAGTTTTGAGTTGAATGCGTCAACGACGTTAGGAGTAAGATTAATCCGAAGTCTTTGAACAAGAGCCGCGATTAGCCGAAAAAGTATGTATTGTTTCCATTTTGGagatttggaaaataaaaatttgtcaatTGGTGTTTCATTGATATCTCTTTTACCATATTTATGAGTTGTCTTGCTGATAAAGACCCTCCATACAGTTATATATTACTTTATACGGACTTAAACCCTTATCTAACAAACCTACTAATTTAGTTCGCAGCTAGTTTCTTCGCATAAATCCTGATATGCCACTatgtgattgttgttgctttatcaATTGATGCTGTGGGTATGGGTTCTATAGGAAATTTTTCAGACTAGATTCTCCgtagttttattataaataagtaaactttgaaaaattgtaatattataaatttttttaagaaataaaatgttttgttgCTGAATATCAGAGCTCATCGGACAGTATTTTACTTCAAAGTTTGCTCTTTATATTTTGGgcttagagaacaaaaacaaatgttaatCAGCGAAAGTCGTTTGATTGTTCTTGAAGAATTCTCCACAATTTTGCCAGTCTGAtggagatatcttcaaaacatgAATTCTATTGGCAACAACCGCCTCTTCTAGTGTGTTGAAAACCGTTGActtattagttaattttttacgTCCGGGAAGAAAACGTAGTCATTCGGTGTCGAGTCGGGAATATACGGAGGATGACTCGTCAACTCGATGTTATAAGTgctcaaaaatttaattgcttcaATCGAAGTGTGAGAGTTCGCATTGTCATTGTTAACCATAGAGTAATGCCTCTTCTGTGGTTAGTTTTCCTGATTTAATGAGAGACAACTGGCAAAAAAAAGGTTGTGTGCTACTCAGAATTTATCgttctttgttgttgtagtggtatGGTTGCGGCCTTTCTAGCTCACTACTGCTTATAATCAATCTCACCTTCAtgaaattcgtcttggagtgatctacgactTCGATTGAATTTATCAAACTATGGATAAACACTGGTCCGTGATAGAGCTTCATCACTAAAAAAAGGGATTAAGTTCATCGATAAATTATTGTTGGTTTAACCAACGccgaaagttgcaaaaaataatCGCGAGAAAATGTTCGTTCATTTTGTAGCCGAGATGAATAGTTTAAATTACTGTAAGCAACACAAATAGCGATCGTATGTTAAAACCATCCGATTTGTGAGATTGTAATACTAGTATTGCCAAAGCCCTAAATATAAAAGCCAACCTACGTATCTTGGACTTTATTACGGAAACATCTGGAGGTACTACTCTATAAAACTGCCGCTGCTCTCAGCAGATCAGgtgttattttaattacttcgtGATTACAAAGTCTCGAATTTCACCAATCCTTCCCACTGCATGTTATGACTAActgttataatttattgaaaaacacaGTTTTAAACAATTGTGAAGCATGTTAGCATTTAGCTGTAAATAATTTGTCTCACCACATTActgaaatcaattaattttatgcCACTAGAAATAGCTGTAaatccatatttatttatggttagtaggaaatttttaaatataataccGCTAAGAGAATTAGATTTTATCTGAAATCCAATCACCAGAAAATCACGTTGAAATTTCCTGCAGGGTTCATAGCACATCTCGGAACGTGCTTGAATGTGTAGAATTGTGTGCAGCGAATATTAAAGAAATGACAAAGTCACCAGTGCGACTACTGAGTtgcaacataaacaaaacagCCGATAAGCAGAGCTCGCACAGGCCAGAGCTGAGGATACCAGcattaaattgaattaagtgATGATCAGTTTGTTTTGAGCGCTCGATACGTAAAGGGGTGCTGCGAACCATTTAGCAGAGtgtgttttataaatataattaataagaaattaaagtggctaaataataaataaaattgtaaggATTAAAAAGGCCTGCTCTGCCACCTAACCAcctgatataaataaataaaataaaattccgaAAGCTCGTAGCGCACGAATTATGTCACGCTACGCAAATAAGTTCATCGTATCGATCTTCTTGTTGATCCAACTGACGACGTTGTGTTTAAGTAGTGAATCCGGTGCCAATGAGGAGGCCAACAGCGGATCGGTGGACGAAAGTTCACTTGCGCTAGAAAATAAGGATTACTATTGTCTGCGGAATGTCACCTACTATGAGGAGAAAGCAGTAGACAAGACGCGTGAAGTGGAGGTGAAGCCGAGCGGTGCATTTAAATGGTTTAAGAAGAGCAAAACACAGGTGGAGCACTACGTCGATATGGTGAAGGTGCCGCATCAGCGACTAACGAACGATTGCTGCGAAGGCTACGCGATGGCTGCCAATAAGACATGTCTACCCGTTTGCGAGCCCGCTTGCCCGGCCAACGCGTTCTGTCGTGCACCCAAAATGTGCCAGTGCCGACGGGGCTACGACGCTGTTAAGTCGGTGCTGAATGGCACACACTACTGCGAACCGCGCTGCGCGTCCGGTTGTCCCTACGGTGGTAAGTGCAGGGCGCCAGAGGTGTGTGAGTGCGCGCCGGGCTATCGCGCACATGCGGGCAGCTGCATACCGACTTGTGCTTCAGATTGTCTGAACGGACGTTGCATAGCGCTGAACCTGTGTAGTTGTGATGCGGGCTACGCCAAGGATTCGGCGACCGGTGAATGTGTGCCATTGGTGGATTGTGGTGTGGTGAGTGAGTGCATAGAAACGGCTAACAGCACTGAGCGCAGCGACAGCGGTGAGGGGACCATAAATAGTGTAACTGCGCTGAATATAAACGAGGCCGACACGACCGAAGCTGAGTTGATGACGACTGGCGCCGACGAAAATACCATCACTGGTAATCCAGCTTACAACAACACAGTTAGTGATGGTGATGATGACGATATTGTACTCTTTCCCAGCAACGAGGAGGAGACGAATTGTACACTTCAGCCCTGCATCGGTGATACTGCATGCAAATTGGTTGGCAGTTGCGCATGCGCTGACGGCTTCATACGCCACCAACCGGCACCGGTGAATGGTGTGGAGGTGGGTcccatttgtatggcagccaccGAACAAGATGGGCTCACAAATGCACGCGGCGCGGATGGTGGTTGGACGGCTACATTCTTTGTAGTTGTAGGCTTGGTCGTAATGGTTTGCGCTTTGGTCGTGTTGTTTGTAAAGTTGTGGCGCCATCAGCATGGCTCTTTGAATGTGGAAGGTGAGCGGGAATcattttggtgaatttttctttaaagattCATTGAAAGTGAGTGCATATTCATTAAATGCTTGttatttttggcatattttttgCAGGGAAAACCGAGCCGTGTTGTAGATATGATAAGAATAGTTCGAGCTCAGACAGCGGACATGTGGACATGTGCTGAGGAATGGATGTGTAGTCAACGCTTATTTGTGTATGTACGTGTGGACTGTCGCTTAATTTCTAAGCTTAAATTCGTAATTTGccataataatatttagttgATATAAGAGTTCactgtatatataaaacataaaaataaatggataagtttgtataaaatattgtttttgttttgatttatacTCACTGTTGCCTTCTTATAAGTGTTTGAATATTTGTGAGTGGTCGATGGAGATTAATCGCTCTTCTTCTCTTCCTTGGGGGTCAGATAGAACAAATAAACTTCAGATTTTAAAGTATGGAAGTCAAAATTTTTCTTCTAGCATTCGAATTTGGTTTGAAGTGGGTCCAATACTTTTATGATATGACCTAAAATTTGAAGTATTTGAGATAATTATGAAAACTGGGacattttgtttctaaaaatgtGTTATATAAGTTCAGATTTGGGAATACTGGAGGCCCTTAAGAAAAactttgatatttcatttctacAATTGGATATAACTTTGGTTTCGGGGATCCTTTGAAAAAAATGTGAGATTTCGTTTCTAAGAATGTAGGTTAAAACTCCGGATTAATTTCGGTTTCATAGACCCGTCTGCTTTATGACAAAACAGTCTATCTAATCTACTTCAATGCACGTTTGCAAGTCtcaatttatttagaatttttttatttaaccaaaCCTGACAAAGCCATTAACGTGTTGAATTTTGtacaaagaaatgaaatataaattatttctcttataatattttctaataaaaagtATCACATGCTTTAAGCGAACGGAAAAACTGTGGTGATTTTTTCTGAGAAGTGGTTAATATTCCTTATCGGAGCTCTTTGaaggaagcaaagaaaaaatcataaatttttcgaCCGCAATCATAAAATAGTTTTGCTTTGTTCGAAAGTAAGATTATAAACACACAAAGtattagatttatttattttaagattttgtttATCGGCGTATTTCCAAGAGGCAAAAAAGACAAATagaattactttttattttaaatgcaatTCAGTTTAGCTTCTTATGGAAAGATGTTGAAAACAATTCTTTTGGTATGAGGTTATACTTGTGTTTGTATGTTAGAGTGTCAGAGTGCATACTAGATGAATAACCCGGTAGGAAATATGCTGAGAATCAATGACTTAACTCaactacattaaaaatattgggcagtcgaaaaagtataGTATTGTAAAggtttaatcaaaaaaatatttaaatacaaaaattaaaaaacaaaatatttgctaaaataatatatttttcagtcaACAATTAGTCTtcggcaaatatttttttacccaACATGctattattttaaagtttatgcttatatacttatatatttatttagtaagaAATCGCATTATCTGTCACATACATACCTTTTATGTCAAATCACATATTTTTTCGCTACATGGTACTTTCCTTTATAATCTAGTGGCTTAACACCCCCATTACATCAAGTGATAAAAGTAAGCGGTCGTCCATGCCCTTCAACATTTGTCGCCAGAGCAAGACAGCAATTACATAACTGCGGATTCAAACAAGTGTGTGAGTGTACGCTGCATGCCTAACTGCGTTCAGACGAGGACTCCTTCTGTCGCTTATAGTCAAATTCTCTTTCGGTGACACTCAGTGAGTTCACATGAGCGACAAGAGTGCAACAGCTTGAGTCAAACAATTTCCTaacattttctttcatttgaCGTGCTCAAAATCTTGTTCGCTTAAAAAACGCGAGGCACAAAAGTATTTTTGATTAGATAGTTTTAAGAACTGTTGCGAATGAGAACACAAAGCGCATCAATCGAACACGAGTGCCACAGTTCCTTCGTCTCCTCATCGTCCACTCGCTCACAAAAACTAGTTTGAGCAACAAAAGCAGTCCTCCACAATCTGATTTGTGCTCGTCGACTACCTGCTGCCTGAGATCAAAAAACACATTAGAGGGCATACACGCATTGGTAAACCCCGATAACATGTgcactaaaaattaatttctacttGTTCAgagattttattttacaaaaattctttctttgtaaatagtttttaaattcttcGCAGCCAGTAACAGATAAAGGCGATcagcattttatttacatactatattcGAAACATATGATAAGTTATTACTAAAGGTCATTTTTGGTGTTTGGGTTCGGTGAGTTTATCGCAGCCAGAGTCATACTGTGCTGTAATGAATAAATTCTTGTATGTGTGggggtgtatatatgtatgaagttTGAAAGCAAGGAATGTGCGTATTAATCTGGCATTTGAAAtgtaatatgaagaaaaaagaTTGTTTGTGACAtttctaaaaagaaaaaaataatactctTGTGAGCATTTCAGTTTTATCACATACGAAGAAAAacacttatttttgaattatttttaaacaaccaAGTAATGAGCTATGCCTTAGTATACAATAAGTACTTGCCCATGTAAgactttatataataattttaatttcagaacTAAATTCGAAGACCTCCTACtggtaaattttaaaatgcagcactggtcttaaaaaattcaaatgcaaTAAGTATTTTCAAGTATAATTTCATAGGAACACAATTCACTGTGCACACAAGATTTCACGCCTTTgcttttcattcataaaatacatacagcaaataaatatgtatgcaaactGTGGTGTAATCAAATTCCTCACCACTCATTTCCTATTAAAGCAACACCAGCTGTCACCACGTCAAACAAATGTCCGCCCACAAAACTTCAAccacaaataaattaaacttttctGTGATAGAGCCCTTGGACGAGGGAGGCAAGCTATCGACGGACTCGTAGAAAACCCAAGTGAAGGTGGAGGTTGAggtgaaattaaataaacagaccaaaataaaatataattatctgCCAAACGAAAGATTTTAAAAGGAATACGATGGGGAATAGTGTTTTTAAAGCAATGCTGAATATTTGAAGccagtaattttttattcaactttatttaaataatatttcaaatagaatattatatataaaattcaatacaatatttttactgtGCGGTATAGTATAAACGTGCTTGCTTTCTACaacaaattcatataaatacaattaGTTAGTGGAAAACGAAATTTGACAGACTGTTTGCAGTAAAGCTTTGACATCCGTCGTTATACTCGCTGtgtaacatataatatatatagtacatagtaCAAAGGCTTCAGCGAAGACCATTGCTCGCCAAATATACTGTCGCATTGAAAGTTTCGAGGAATGAGTAtgccatatattttaaatttcctgTATATAACCATCGctggaatatacatatacatataactgttTTTAAGGGTGCTGATTTACATGCAGTTAAAAAACGGAAAAGTCGCATATACGAAAAATATTCTACGGATCATTATAAACATCTTTGCCTGAGAGAATATGCGTCTAAGAGCGGTCTCGAGGtagccagcgatttttaagtCGAAGTTTCTCTTTTGGGGATAGTAAACATTTTTCGTTAGATGTCTGTTAGATATCAAAGATGTCGGGTTAACAAGTCTAAAACATCCTTttaattatcttattaaattctacaactcctctagaattttgtttttcaagttgatccgagtaatagttacagagatacagccttgaggacttgtgcgctcgagactAGCTAGGcaaagtgcgccgtctttaaacgcgtttttctcgaaattatGTTTTTGTAGACGGTTGGCAAGAATTCTCCAGAACTACTCAACTAAACTTCGTGAAATTTAACAGTCTTTGAGGCAGAATTTTTAAAGACTTtaacgaagaattttttttcgattacaactacttgaaaaaaatgtCTGAAACTGAATGactgaaatttcaatttttttgtaaaaatatttgcccAAAATCCAATTTTGTGCTGTTTCCTTCGTCCGAggtctaagttaaggttttaactgaaccacgtattttttcactttagaggATCCTGTAAGAAATTATCGTGCCAACGCAGGCGTATCTTTTTtacgaggggtcaccggaaatttcagaatttttttgctaatagtgtatatttgtaacaataaaaaaataaatttttatatgaggaaaaaatcattgaaaaaagCCATGTAATCCCTTACGAAAAAGTTTGTGGAACTCATTTGGTATTTTCGTTTGGCTTTcaatttttagttcaaaaataaatatttttcgaactttctttttaaaactatattattttatgtgTAATCTAGTATAATAAAAACTAGTCGCTTTCGAACTTCTTTCTATTACTTTATTTACCTGATACATTCTTACTATGCTCTAAGCTATTTAATAGGTaggcatattttataatttcaaaattttttcgttcCTTGTAGTATCAGAAATTAAGTTTTCTAcacaaaacacacaaacactttaatataataatGCCTGCCTGGTTTATAATACGTAATATTTCTATAGCTTACACACTCACGAGAATTATAACTTTCTCGATGCCATTGTTTGCCGTGGCATACAAAAGCGAAAGCAATAAGGAAGAACTTCAGAATGCAACAAAGTagaaagttaaaacaaaaaccacaggaaacaaaagaaatttgtgCAAGTGACATAATGAAAGGAAGGTTCTAGCTGTTGCATATAGACGGGATCCATGTatacatgtgtgcatgtgtatgtatgtggcataTTATTCATATACGTATGTTTTGGTGCGCTGATAACAATAGTCGCGCCAACGCgcagaaataataaaaagtatgactgacacacacacactgctGTTAGCGACTGCAGGTGCATTGTGATGGAGCATGGTTTTGATATAATTTGATTACTTCAGTTTGAGTTGGAGATTTTATTCAGATTTTTTCTaacgaataattaaaaataaaatacaaactcgaaataattaaatttttatcgtTTGCTGCATGAAGTATTATTTAAGCGCTTTCATTCAAAAATCCAGCAAATGTTATCAGCCACACTCTTCATTCACGCCAAACTTCgcctcaaaaatatattttttcatattaaatttgtgCGCACCGCGCTTTCGTCTCCAATTGCTTGCTTACCCTGCCCCCTCTGTGGTTTTCGGCTACTTTTTCTTGAAGCTAAAGTACAGTGAGCGCTCCATCTTCTAACGGAAATCGCTGTGTGACAACCGGCAATTGCTACGCATCGTTTACGCCTTCAAAAACGTCACTGAAAGTGTGCGAGTTTATGGAAATAAGGCGAAGCATGGAACATTGTTCTGAGCAGCGGGTGGTCGTTAATAAGAAGCGGGATGAGGACGGCTTCGGACTTCGCATTGCcacatttaataatttaaatgaaatttttatttttttgtgccaAGGCAACGAAGATATAAACACTTAATGGGAGCGGAGCGGTAAATTAATGAGAAATATTGTAAAATGAAATGTGAATAAGTGTGGACTTAAAGAAGCGAAACTTAAAATATCTTAAGGTGAGTCATGTCTCAATACATGTAAAAAATATGAGGGTAGTAATTATACATAATATAAGTTAAGCATATTTCACTTAACTTTCTTCAAGTGTTTTACCTTAGCCTtaagtcaaaatatttttactagatTTATAATTAGAGCCTTACATTTCACTGTTATACTATAGAAAATGCAATGTTTTGTTGCAACAGACGCTTATTCCATTGTTGATCCGTTCTCCCGCGTTATCTATTATAATGGCTTGCAGCTTTGCTGGCATCTTGAAACTAAATTTTCCTCATATTTCACAGGAAGCGACCAGACTCCAGATATATTGGAGTAACCGCATGATATCTTTTGTTTACGTCAAATGTTTTCTTGATATTTTGGCTTTCAATAAAGCCCAAACATTCTTTATTGGATTGTATGAGACTATGATGGCCAACCCAAAGTAATAATACTGGTTTTTTGTTTCCACTGAGTTCTTATGTTTCGGATCACTGTCCTCTTGTAGTAGCCAAACATGGTTATTTTTGCCGAAAAGCA belongs to Bactrocera dorsalis isolate Fly_Bdor chromosome 1, ASM2337382v1, whole genome shotgun sequence and includes:
- the LOC105232308 gene encoding delta-like protein A, with protein sequence MSRYANKFIVSIFLLIQLTTLCLSSESGANEEANSGSVDESSLALENKDYYCLRNVTYYEEKAVDKTREVEVKPSGAFKWFKKSKTQVEHYVDMVKVPHQRLTNDCCEGYAMAANKTCLPVCEPACPANAFCRAPKMCQCRRGYDAVKSVLNGTHYCEPRCASGCPYGGKCRAPEVCECAPGYRAHAGSCIPTCASDCLNGRCIALNLCSCDAGYAKDSATGECVPLVDCGVVSECIETANSTERSDSGEGTINSVTALNINEADTTEAELMTTGADENTITGNPAYNNTVSDGDDDDIVLFPSNEEETNCTLQPCIGDTACKLVGSCACADGFIRHQPAPVNGVEVGPICMAATEQDGLTNARGADGGWTATFFVVVGLVVMVCALVVLFVKLWRHQHGSLNVEGKTEPCCRYDKNSSSSDSGHVDMC